Below is a genomic region from Pseudomonadota bacterium.
GGTATCAATGCATATTTGGCAACTTTTCCCTTTAATGTGGCAACGATTTTCTCGGCCTTCCTTTCGCCAATGCCCTTTAAACGTTTCAATGCCTTTATATCCTTTTCCTCAATTGCACGGGCTATATCCCTTACCGGCATGACAATAGCCTTAATCGCTGCAACGGGCCCGATATCCTCAACGGAAATGAAAAGCTCAAAAAATTGCCTGTCTAATTCATTTTTAAACCCTACAAGAATAGGTTTGGGCTGCCTTTCGGTCTGGTTAAATGAGATATAAAGGCTTATTTCCGTATCCGGATCATGAGATTTCCTGATTTCACTCATTACATATGCAGGAATCAGTACATCGTAACCAATACCGCTCACCAGCAGGGTAATGCGATCGTCATATATCCTCTTCAGTTTCCCTTCCAGATAATTTATCATTTGACTCCCCGAAAGCTTTTTCTGTAATAGGCGGTAAGCGCTATTGCCAGTGCATCTGCCGAATGAAACGACAAGAGTTCACTGATTTTGAGCGCCTTCTGCGTGGCTTCTTTTATCTGTTTTTTGTTTGCGT
It encodes:
- a CDS encoding helix-hairpin-helix domain-containing protein, translating into MINYLEGKLKRIYDDRITLLVSGIGYDVLIPAYVMSEIRKSHDPDTEISLYISFNQTERQPKPILVGFKNELDRQFFELFISVEDIGPVAAIKAIVMPVRDIARAIEEKDIKALKRLKGIGERKAEKIVATLKGKVAKYALIPEVSLPVEAKEDFKKEVEYVLINQLGHKTIEARRMIEEAIKRNPDIASSEELFEEVYRGQKQ